A stretch of the Tannerella serpentiformis genome encodes the following:
- a CDS encoding electron transfer flavoprotein subunit alpha/FixB family protein encodes MNNVFVYCEIEEGTVADVSQELLTKGRALADQLGCKLEAVAAGSGLDGIERQIVPYGVDVLHVFDDPRLAPYTSLPHTAVLIKLFKEEQPQIALMGATVIGRDLGPRVSSALTSGLTADCTALEIGTYEDRKAGRTYENLLYQIRPAFGGNIVATIINPDHRPQMATVREGVMKKEVRDANYRGEVIRHNTSDYITDEDCVVKVIERHVEKAKNNLKGSPIVVAGGYGVGSKENFQLLFDLAKELHAEVGASRAAVDAGFTDHDRQIGQTGVTVRPKLYIACGISGQIQHIAGMQESAIIISINSDPEAPINAIADYVITGTVESVLPRMIKYYKKNSK; translated from the coding sequence ATGAATAACGTTTTTGTCTACTGCGAAATAGAAGAAGGAACCGTAGCCGACGTCAGTCAGGAGCTGCTCACCAAGGGGCGCGCGCTGGCTGATCAGCTGGGTTGTAAGCTCGAGGCCGTGGCCGCCGGGAGCGGACTGGATGGCATCGAACGACAGATCGTGCCTTACGGCGTCGACGTGTTGCACGTCTTTGACGACCCGCGTCTGGCCCCCTACACCTCACTGCCTCACACGGCCGTGCTCATCAAGCTCTTCAAGGAAGAACAACCGCAGATCGCCCTGATGGGCGCCACCGTCATCGGTCGCGACCTCGGGCCACGCGTCTCGTCGGCCCTCACCAGCGGACTTACCGCCGACTGTACGGCCCTGGAGATCGGCACGTACGAAGACCGCAAGGCCGGCCGCACCTACGAGAATCTGCTCTACCAAATCCGCCCCGCATTCGGCGGCAACATCGTCGCCACCATCATCAACCCCGACCACCGGCCACAGATGGCCACCGTACGCGAGGGCGTGATGAAGAAGGAGGTGCGCGACGCGAACTATCGCGGCGAAGTCATCCGTCACAACACGAGCGACTACATCACCGACGAGGACTGCGTGGTGAAGGTCATCGAGCGACACGTGGAGAAGGCGAAGAACAACCTCAAGGGCTCGCCCATCGTTGTGGCCGGCGGCTACGGCGTGGGATCGAAGGAGAACTTCCAGCTGCTCTTCGACCTGGCCAAGGAGCTGCACGCCGAGGTGGGCGCCTCACGCGCCGCCGTCGACGCGGGCTTCACCGACCACGACCGGCAGATCGGACAGACGGGCGTCACCGTGCGACCCAAGCTCTACATCGCCTGCGGCATCTCGGGCCAGATCCAGCACATCGCCGGCATGCAAGAGAGCGCCATCATCATCTCCATCAACAGCGACCCCGAGGCGCCGATCAATGCCATCGCGGACTACGTGATCACGGGCACCGTGGAGAGCGTCCTGCCGCGCATGATCAAGTATTA